The DNA region GCCCTTCGTCCTTCCCGACCGCATCGCATTCAAGGACTGCACCTTGCTCGCCGCAGGCTACGATATGCCCGCACACCTGGGCACGGTGACCTTGCGCCCCTACGAATGCGTGGTATATCGACTCGACTGACAATATCCATCTATCAAGGAGAAAACTATGAATATTGCTTTTTACATCAATTACGGATTCTATCAAGACGCGCGCACCGCGCTTTCCCGTCTCAAAGCCCACGGCGTAGACAAAGTCGTCACATGGATCGACCACGACGTGGAAGCGACCGCCACCTTGGGCGAGCACGAGTTGTTTTCCTATGTCAAAGACAACGCCTTACAAATAGACGCCGCCATCGTTCCCCACGACAACTTGCCCTACCTGTCCAACACGCGCTACGGGCGCAAGGACGCCATCAAGGCCTACAAGCAAGCCGTCCTGACCGCGGTGGACAACCACGTTCCCCTGCTCGTGATGGACGCCGCGCCTCTCTCCGCGCCCTACGTAGAGGCGCTTCGGGAGATTTGCGCCTACGCTTCCGAAAACGGCGTTATCATAGCCCTTCGCGACGCGGCGGACGCGGACGTCATCGGCATTCTATCCGAGGTAGACGACCTCTATTATTGTCTTGACACGGCGCAATGCATCAAGCATCATTTGGACGTTCCCGCCCGCGTGGAGGCCCTCAAATCCCGCCTCGTTTACGTCATTCTCTCGGACGTGGGACACAATGACGAACGCTGTCTTCCCACCTACGGCAATACGGATTTCGCGCCCATTCTCGCCGCCGTCAAAGCCTCGGGCTACGTCGGCACCTACGCCGTCTACGCGTCGAGCGCCAAAGGTATCACGGATGCGGACGCCTTCATCGAAGCGGCCAAATCCATCGTCAAATAGCGTTTCGCTTTCTACCGAAAAGGCTGTTGAAAATCGCGTTTCAACAGCCTTTTTCGTTACGCCCGACCTTCGGTCGAACGCGAATATGCGTTCCTTTTTATTTGTTGCGCAAGAATTCGTCTATACCGACGGCGGCCACTTTGCCCGCGCCCATCGCCAAGATCACCGTTGCCGCGCCCGTCACGGCGTCACCGCCCGCGAACACGCCGTCCACCGTGGTCATACCCGTCTCCTCGTTGATAACGATACCGCCGTAAGGCCG from Clostridia bacterium includes:
- a CDS encoding sugar phosphate isomerase/epimerase translates to MNIAFYINYGFYQDARTALSRLKAHGVDKVVTWIDHDVEATATLGEHELFSYVKDNALQIDAAIVPHDNLPYLSNTRYGRKDAIKAYKQAVLTAVDNHVPLLVMDAAPLSAPYVEALREICAYASENGVIIALRDAADADVIGILSEVDDLYYCLDTAQCIKHHLDVPARVEALKSRLVYVILSDVGHNDERCLPTYGNTDFAPILAAVKASGYVGTYAVYASSAKGITDADAFIEAAKSIVK